GCGCCGGCCAGGAGCAGGAGCCCGTAGTCGTTGTCCCGGATGGCGGAGTGGCTCAGGGTCAGCTCCGCCCGGGGCCCGAGGCCCACCACCCCGTAGCGGCAGGCCTCCACCACGACCCCGGCCAGGCTGGCGCTGCCGGCCTGCACCTGCACCCCGGCCTCGGCATCCCGGATGACCGCGCCGGCCGCCTCCAGGCTGCCGCCGTCCACGACCAGGCCAGCCCAGCGCTCCCGGTCACCGGCCGAGGCCAGAAGGAAGCGCACCGGCTGGTCAGCCGTGCCCAGGATCCGCAGCCGGCCGCGCACCGCGATCTCGGTGCCATGGGCCAGGTACTCGGGATCGATGCGGGTGCTGTCCGCGGGCTCGACCAGCACCTGGGTGCCGGCGGCGATGGTCAGGGTGCGTCCGGCCGGCACCAGGAGATCCTCCGGCAGCTCCACCGTGCCCTGCCAGAGGGCATCCTCCGCCAGCACCCGGGCCAAAGCCGCACCCGGCAGGGCCAGGAGCGCCAGGAGCGCCAGGAGAAGACCCGGAAAGCCCATGGCTCCTCGATCAGGGGGCGCTGCCACCGAAGGGCATCACCTGCTCCCGCTGCCGGAGCTTCTCCTCCCGCTTCTCCTCGGCCTTGGCGGGATCGGTGATCACCTCCGGCCGGTCGGCGCCAGGCTCCGGCACCTTGGCGGCCCGGATCTCGATGCCGGGCACCGTGGCCCCGGCCGCCCCCTGGACCTGGGCCGGCTCGGCGCCGCCGAAGATGCCGATCCGGCTGCCGGAAAGCGGCCGGCCGATGCCCAGATGCTCCCGGGCCAGGAGATAATAGGGACCGGGCGCCGGCAGGTGCAGGCTGAAGGAGCCATCGGCAGCGGTGGGATCGGAGGCGAAGTCCGGGCGGGGGGTGTTGAGCTGTTTCTTGACCAGGATGACCACGCCGGGCAAAGGCTTGCCCTCCTCGTCCAGCACCCGGCCCTGGACGGCGAAGGTCTCGCCGCGCTCGGCAAAACCAGTGGCCAGCTGCACCGGAATATCACCGGCCTCCAGCCCGGTCACCAAAACCTCCAGGATCCGGAGCCGGCCCTCGCCGTCCCGGGCGAAATAGAACTTCTCCCCTGGCCGCGGTGGCCCGGGACCGGCGGCGACCGGCCTGGCCAGGGCTCCCAGATGGTAGCGGCCCGGCGGCAGCTGGATGGTGAAGCGGCCCTGGGCCACCACCGCCACCCCGTCCGGGATGCGGCGGACCGTGCCCTGGTCCGGCGCCGGTCCGGTGGCCAGGTTGAAGAAGGCGATCACCCCTTCCGCCAGCGGCTGGCCCTCGGCCATGAGCTGTCCGCTCACGGTGCCGGTGCCAGCCGGCGGCTGAGCCGCGGCCCCGGAGGACAAGGCCGTGACAACGGCGACGAGGACGACAGCGGCCCGCCAGGCCTGTCTCATGATGTGGCCTCCTGAAGCTTCAAAGAGGAGAAACGGCCGGCGGCAGCGTCCCCGACCTCGGCTCCAGGTGCTACTCTACCGTAGAATCCCTGGATCTGCCAGGGCCGGCGCCTGCTGCGGCCGGCGCCGGCCCTGTCTTGCATCCCCCCGGCAGCTCGGGTAGATTTCGATTCTACCGTGTGGCGCCTGCGCGCTTCGTCCCATCGCTTTCGGCCCTTCCTGGAACAGCTCCCCATGGGCTTGGCTTTCAACCCCGAGGCCTGTCTGTGTCTGCCCGCCGCCCAGGCGGAGATCCTTGTTTCCCACTGCCGGCGCAAGCTGAACGGCCTTTTCCTGCCCGGCGAGACCCGGGAGCCCAAGGCCTTCGGCCTTCTGGCCGGGATGAAGGCAGACCGCCGGCTGGTGGTGCACCGGACCATCCCCCTCATCCGCAACGTCCGGGATCAGGAGCCGTATCGGGGCCTCATGGACGCGATCATGGCCGCCCATGCCGTGCCGTCGGAAACGCCCCCGGAGCGGCGGGGCTGGGTCGCCGATCCCGGCGAGCTGGCCGCGCATCTGGATGCCGCGGCGGCGGCCGGCGATGCCCTCCTCGCCATCTATCATATGCACCGGGTCGGCTGGCCCCATGATCCTCGCCGGGACACCCCCACCGGTCTCGATCGGATCCTGGCCGACAAGAGCGGCCTCTACCAGGTGATCGTTTCCATGGTCGACCCGGGCCGGCCCCGCCTGCGGGCCTTTTTCGAAGGGGCGGCAGGTCAAGAGATCCCCATCCAGGTGGTGGAGTGAGATTTCCCGCCGCCCTGCCGGGGCTCCTTGTCCTGGTCGCGGTCATCGGCTGCGGCAGCGAG
This genomic window from Thermodesulfobacteriota bacterium contains:
- a CDS encoding carboxypeptidase-like regulatory domain-containing protein, which codes for MRQAWRAAVVLVAVVTALSSGAAAQPPAGTGTVSGQLMAEGQPLAEGVIAFFNLATGPAPDQGTVRRIPDGVAVVAQGRFTIQLPPGRYHLGALARPVAAGPGPPRPGEKFYFARDGEGRLRILEVLVTGLEAGDIPVQLATGFAERGETFAVQGRVLDEEGKPLPGVVILVKKQLNTPRPDFASDPTAADGSFSLHLPAPGPYYLLAREHLGIGRPLSGSRIGIFGGAEPAQVQGAAGATVPGIEIRAAKVPEPGADRPEVITDPAKAEEKREEKLRQREQVMPFGGSAP